The Pseudomonadota bacterium sequence CGGCGCAGGTTTCGCAGGCGGGGTCCATAAATTCAATCAGGTAGACTTTGGCCCCGTCACTGCCCAGGGTCTGCGAATGCTCGCGGATAAAAAGTGAGGCGTCTTTTTCGGCCATGAAACCGATCTTTTCGATCTGCCGCTCTTTGTAATATGAGCTTGCGAACATGAAGGCAAAGATCAGCGCGACACAGACGACACCAAACAATATATTTTGTTTCATCGGGATATCCTCCTCTGCAGGAATAGTAAAAGGGCGATAATGATTGAAAAAGAAAGCAGGGAAAGCATCGGGATCGACAGAAAGCCGAACAGGTCGATGTATTCCTCGGTACATGAAACGCCCTGGCTGCAGGGCTGAATTTTTTCCGGAATGATCCCGGCAAACAGCAGATTGTGATAGATGGCGGTGAGAAAGCCTGCGATGGAAAGCGGCAGGGCATACTTCACCACATTTGTATCAAAGGGGAACAACCCTCTGGCGAGAATGATCACCAGCGGAAAAAGAAAGATCCGCTGATACCAGCAGAGAACACAGGGCGCGAATTCCATGACCGAACTGAAAAAGAGGCTGCCGAGTGTCGAAACAGCGGCGAGAAGCCAGCAGGCAAAAAGAATGTGCCAGTCCGGATTTGACCGATCCGAGTGGTGCATAATTTAACTCTCCAAATAAATTGACGGATTGAAACGATTGCGTTCCGGGAGATATCTGTAAAGCAAAGCGATGAGAACAGCGGCCGGGCGGATCAAATCTGGAGGACAATCGTGCGGAGGGATGAGATTTGCGTGTATGGGGAGAATTCGGCGGGAAGATCAGGACGGGTCGGATCTGTTGGCGGAAGAATCCAGCTTGCAAACAGGAAGATGGGAGAACCGGCTGCGTTTGCCAAACTTTTGCTGAACCTGTTTTTGCCGGGAGATTTCAGAGAAGTGGTGGGGCGAAATTCTCCCGTCGCAATACAGCCAAGCTCAAAGTCGAGGCAATCACCATGCGGGTCGTCGGCTGCAATGAAAAACTCATCCGGATCGATTTGTTGACAGGTCAGACCATCGGGACAGAGATCCGGCGAGATCTCGAACCTGCCATCCG is a genomic window containing:
- a CDS encoding disulfide bond formation protein B — encoded protein: MHHSDRSNPDWHILFACWLLAAVSTLGSLFFSSVMEFAPCVLCWYQRIFLFPLVIILARGLFPFDTNVVKYALPLSIAGFLTAIYHNLLFAGIIPEKIQPCSQGVSCTEEYIDLFGFLSIPMLSLLSFSIIIALLLFLQRRISR